The genomic interval aagaaaaccaactctttcttcctcagctCTTGTACTTTTTGAGAGAAATAAGAGACATAAGCGAAAAGTTTAACAGCCCTAATGGCGGTGATTGTAGATGACAGTAAACGAACTCGATGGTCAACATGAGCTAGTTGAGAGAGACGGGTGCGGACCATCAGAGTAAACATGTATGCTTGAAGTGGGCCTGCAAGAGCAAGAACCTGCATGAATATAGTCAATAATCCgatttgactttgtttCCAAATATCAAAACTACTCACAGCAACTCCTACGAGAGCTGAATATCCGAGAGTCCAAATCAATAAGCCCAAACCTACAAGTATCTGTACGGGTTGAACAATCAGATCTAATGTCATTGGTGCTGAAAAATCCTATTGCAAGGTTAGCAAGCGCTGATTTTGTTTGACTGATAGAAATAGATGCAAACGACTgaccaagaaagaagcatCTGCAGAAACCATGGTAGTAATCTTTCCGTTAGTTAGTTCTACCTTTGATGTAGGGGACAACTTCCTGATATTACCATCAGCCTCTAActtcatcttgatactGATTTGTTATTGACATACATGCTTTTTCTGGATATGAGGTCAATAAGAGCAGCGCGCAGCATGAAGCCAATGACACTTCCTCTTTGTAATGCTTGGTATGAAAATAAACTAGCTGCCTGAAGCATTGCGAATAACGCAAAAGAAAGCCCGATACCATAGCCTAGAGACTTGGGTGGTGTTGAGCTAGGATCAGAGTGATGAGTGTGAGCCAGTGTAAGTTGCTCAATAAAAAGCTTTGTCAAAAGTGGGCTGGTAACTTGTAATCCAGCTGCTCTAAATTAGCAACAGCATCCTTGTTAGCAATCGAGACATTGTAAGCGTACCAGCACAACTTTTGAGTATTATTGCCTTCCACCAGCTCCACCATACGGTCTTGTACATGGCCTTGATCAAACTCATATCGTActcctttccatcttcaatcaCCAATGTACcatcttgtatctttttggcctttttccttccatACTTTTTTATCAATTCACTATCTTGGCTCAGTTCAGTTTTTGAGATGGACGCTTGTTCATCTACTATGGTCTCCAAATATTCTCCTTCATTTTTTACAGCGTAGCCCTCGTCAATCGAGAACAGGCTTTCTCGGGCTTGCTTCACATAAGCTCGGGAAGAGGCAGCAGAAAACCTCGCTGCTTCCTGTCTTGTTATCGAATAAGGTTGACGAAGACCTAACCTTTTTGTAGTATTGGCGTTGTGATGAGACGGTGATTGGCGTTTTGATGGAGGGGTGCGAGCGAGAAGGCTAGcattgagattttgagcAATCTGACATTTGGGTTAGTGGCGTTGAGCGATACAGGAGTTAGATGCTTACCGTTTCGCACTCTAAATCGCTACTGAGCTTCCATAAATCTATATCTGTTAGCATACTACCTATCCAAGAGGAACATACCCTCCGCTTCGAGAGGTCGAGTGTATCCAACTTTCATCAATGGTGTGACCcaatggaagaaaatttTTGATATGAGGTTTGCTCCTGCCTCGGGGAGAAGCTCTCCCTGGAAAGTAGCAGCAGGGGCCGGAACAGGCTTGTAAAATGGAATCATACTAGACTCCTAGAATGAAGGACAAAAGTCAAATGTTTATGAGTAgctggagatggagaacagagaggatgaagacgaagcaTATCAGTATTCATATAAAAACGGTCTCTACTCCTTAAGGAAAAGCGGAAGTTGAGACACAAGAAATCAAAGGAGAATTAGCATGTAGGAAGTTGAACTTCGGCCGATAAGGCTGCCTAGACATGGCTCCTTTCATAGATAGAAGTTTTGAGTCACAGTCGGCGACTTTCAAGAGGAATTgctttttgtctcttttggGTGAGAACATGGTGTGCCACATACAAACTCCTTCCAAGTAAGTGACAAATAAAAATCGACAAGTTCAAAGTTAttttgttgcttttgaGTAGCTACAAGCTGGCGAAGTGTTGTGATGCGTTGTGtgaagttgaagagaaatatAAGTTGGATCATTTTTATATGCAAATATGATACGATTATAGTATAATGATGGGTTAGACAAGTAGAACGACAAACAAAAGATTAAAGATAAATTCAATAGATGCAGTAATAATTATCGTGACGTCACGATCTAGTAATGGAAACCTTCTAATCAAAATAGCTCGGGATTATTATCCTCTTTGTTTCCGGTTGCGTTTGTTGGAATACTCATCTCAACTTTCAATCTGTTTACTACATTATCATTTTCGGCCATTGTTAACCTATAACTGAGCgcttattcttttttttctataTCATACATCATATAAGCGCCGAATAAGAGATCCTTTCTGCAAAGCTATCTCATCCGTACAACGACTCCCTTTCGCTAAAGTCATAAGCTGGATTGGAAAGTATCACGTCGCGCGATCACATTGAAAGTGTTTTCTTTCTAAattcaagaacaaaacaCTTCTTTTGGTGCTGCGATGGTAAGTATCGAGCTATAAATGTCGCCCAGCTCTTGTCAATTTTGTTAAATAGGCTGACATACCATCTGCCTTGATTGGAACAGTCCACTGCCGCAAAACGCCGTTTGATTCGAGACTTCAAACGTTTGACAAGTGATGCTCCAGTAGGAATTTCGGGGAGCCCTAACCCAGACAATATTATGGTATGGAACGCTGTGATTTTTGGGCCACGTAAGTTGTGAACTTTGTCAAGGGTGGCGAGACGGCCCTTTGTTGATGGACAGTTAACAAAATTGACTATCCAGCCGACACACCATTCGAAGACGGCTCGTTTCGACTAACGCTCACATTCTCTGACTCTTATCCCAACAAACCCCCAACTGTTCGTTTCATTTCCAAGATGTTTCATCCAAATATTTACGCCAATGGCGAACTGTGTTTGGATATCTTGCAAAACAGATGGAGCCCGACATATGATGTGGCGGCTATCTTGACTAGCGTACAGAGTTTGTTGAATGATCCCAATCCTGCAAGGTAGGCGCAGTGGAGGATTTACAAATGaaatgttgacaagagaaaTAGTCCAGCGAATGTAGATGCTGCTCAGCTGTTTAAGGAGAATCTCAAAGAGTATGAACGGCGGATCAAAGTAAATCGTGTATCCAATTTGAGTGAAGAAGCTGATCAATGGGAGTAGAAAACGGTCGAACTATCATGGCTGGACAATACGGATGACGTTGAAGGTGAAATTGAGGAGGCGTCTGGGTCATAAGTGTGTTTTCTATTACCTGGGGCGTCCTAGGCCTCTGTAATTTTGCTATCTTTTGGACACCAGTAGAGTTTATCTGCCTATTCATTCAACAGTCATCAATTCGGCATGATTGAGTTTTGCGAATGGCCAACCGTAACATaacatcaacaaaaggGAATGTATGACGGTTTAGGAGAGATAGGGAAATCATTCAAaataccttttctttcttcagcAATACAGATTCATGGGACGCTTTTGTTCTATGCATTTTCACAACCGTTGGTTATACGCTTTAACAAAACTCATGTTCAAGATGCTTCTGTGTGCAACGAATCTTTTGTCAACAGCTTGCATGAATGTTCAATAACCAGGCATCTTGCAGGCGAGACAAACAACAAAAGCCACACGATTGATAGTACAATACCATTGTCTCTTAAAAGAAACCTTCGACTCATAAAAAAACTAGGCAACAACAAGTACTTCCTCCCTCCCACCTACAAGCGTTAACCTCGTATCTCTAAAAATATAATATTTCTCCACCTTGTCTTCATCCACCACCCAGTCTTGCTCAGttctctcttgtcttttacTCTTGGACTCATGTTCTCCTGGCtgtctttcaacttttacTCTCATGCTCACAATATCCAACACATTATCCTCTTGCTGCTCCCCTTTCCGATTTTTTTGACAGCcatctttgttgacttgcCATTTAACCAAAGCGTTAAAGTCTTTTGGGACCCATACTTTGTTTAGGAACGATTTGAACTGTAAGGCATACTTTACAGAACAATACAGTCTCAAATGATCCCCACACTCTACTCTAACTGGTTGACCTTTGACGTCATACGGCGACTTGCTAGGTAGATATTGATGGACAGtaagaggaggaggagggacaagatcaagaaaaggatcTGGTTTTGGTCCAGagaaggcaaaagaggaacAGCCAAAACAACTGTTTGTACAATACTTGACCCAGTGTGTTATAAACCACTTCAGTCGTTCCGGAGTCCATGACAATGCTTTTGGTTGTTGGCTGATTGTTGCAGGTACGCTCGCATCCATTTTCGATGATGATGTAGCGAGATCCGATACTTGGTTCGATTCGCAGGATGAAAGTATAGCTGCGGAGGGTTGGAGTGGTACCATAACggtcttcttttcatcaagtGGGTGATTTACCCCCCTAATAAGTACAGGCCCGTGGACTGGAACAAGCCAGTATACCCTTCCTTCTGGATTAATCCTCGCATAGTGATGCAGATCCGGATGATATGGGTTTGGATAGACCTTTGAGCAGGAAGGTAAGATAAAATTTTCTTGGTCATGATAAGTACCGCTCAATCCATTTTTAGGTGCGACAGTAGAACTCAAAGATTTTGTGTAGGGCTTAGATGAAAAGGTTAGCAACGCAAGCTATGTGGCAGATACGAAGAGTAAAACTtactggaagaagaaaggaCCAGATTAGACCATAGCCAGGATCATTTTGTATTTGAGCACGCCACCACTTTTTATGTCTTTTAGTCACTTCTAAAGAACTTAAGGGAGAAACGGAAGAAGCGATAGACTGCAAAGCCATGAAGGACAACTTTGAACATCTACTCTCTGGCATTGTCCGTGATGGAGTATTCCATTCTGCTTCAAATTCTTCCAGCGATGAGAATGGCGGCTCTGTATCAGCCTCGAAATCCTCAAACCAATGGGGTAACTGATTACCGATTTTAGGTGTTATTATCGGAAGCGAATaaaaagtagaaagatCAGCGAGAATCGGAGGTGGTCTTGTTAGTGTGTATGACAGCTGAGAAGTCTGAAATGAGCCTGCTTGGTGTCAAACAGGTATAGGTAGTGAGCTGAGGATACATAcagagacaaggaaaagatagGCCAGCTGTGTGCCACATGATTTTCATATCTTGCCTGTCTTTGcctcttgttttttgttCACGTTTTTGTATAGGAATGACTCTCTTTGTAAGACCGTTCTGGAGAGAATTGATCAGAAgctctttgcctttggaatagatttctttttcttccctAAGCGTCAAGTTTGTTCCAGAACGGACAGCAAGGCTAATACTGTATTGTTCTAAAGAAGGCTCCGGGATGGCTGGAGCATCCTTCTTCCTTAGCTCGCAGTTATCCATCTGATATGTCGATGACCCTGGCCGCCCAAGCCTGGGCGGCTGCTGTTGTTGAGGATATTCACGTTTTTGTGAGCTGTTTATAACGAATTGCTTCCTTCTATTTGACATTCTTGTTGATCGGCGAACTAGCGATGGTCTAATCCAGAATCTGAAGAGTTGGTCTGCATAGCACAGGtatttctttatcttcgTTGATGGACCATATGTCCGGgaaaaatagaaagaaaaataaacTTGACatgaaagacaaaaaggcAACGCGTAATAACAAGTTGCGCGTCATGTACGTAAGACGGAAGCAAATAGATGAAAGTCGCGTCAACCATTATTGCAACATAATTTTGCcattgctttttcttttgtgtCTATCAAGGACTGTTGGTAGAGACAAAATGTCTAAAGAAACCGCATCTGAGGTACAAGAATCCGAGCCAAGGAGAGGAAGGCGAGTTAGGAAACAGGTGGACAAGCTCGACACCAGCCAGCAGAGTAAGTCTACGCGTTTTTAAAGCTATATCGCGTGAGGAAAGAGCTGACGTGAGGTGGTAGCCTCCAAAAAAACCCAAAAgcaaggagaaggaaatttggaagaaagcgaagaagaggatgtaTGTCACAGACATTTGAGCCTGATTCTTGGCCTTGTCGAATATTCTTGAGCATATTAGCTAATTGTCACTATGATGCTCACTCTCGACGTAGGATGGAGCATcatctgaagaagaatcagaTCATGAACCAATACCTAAAGGAAAAAATACGGCTCACAAGGCAGCCATAAAGAGACCTCGAGCTAGTGATACAACAACTAAAAAAACTCCTGCTaaaaagagagcaagaaaaTCGGCAACAATTGTCACTATGGAAGGCAAAGGtggaaaagaggatgaaattGGAAGCAAGACCGACTCCCCATTATTTAGTCAGTAATCTGCTCCCGTTTTGGAACGACGCTAATATACTACAGACGCGTTCTCTCAGCCGGACATTGCTCTTCAACCTTTAATTGACGATTTCGTTTTCAACTACCAGTCTATTTCTTCGGAGgaacaagagcaagagagtATTCATGAACTAATCACCCTTTTTATACGCTCTTCGGGTATATCGTACGAAATTTCCCCTGCTGAAGCCGTTGACGATGACGGGATTCCAGATGTTGTGGAAAGAATGCAGGATGAAAGTGTACTAGTAGCTAGTGCTATATATCCATTACTTGTGAAGGGGAAGATTGGAAAAATCTGGAGAGAGAATTTGAGACATTTCATTGAGAGTTTTGTGGACAGCTTAGCGTTGACGCCTATACTCTTCGAAACCGTTGACAACACTTCACACAGTTCACTTATCGTCCCACTTATTCTCAACTGGCTTATGTGTATGTCCTCTTCGCCCCTTCGTCCCATTCGCCATACAGCGACCCATATCACTCTTCTTATCAATGTCTCCCTATGCCGTGTAGCCTCCAATATCTCAAAGGATTTATCTATCAAGCAGAGGCAAAGAGACGCAGAATTGAGAAAACAGGACGGGAACTCAACGGCTGCTGGAAAAAAAAGGCTCAaggagctggaagagagagtGAAGGAGAGTACTGGGAGAAAGGCAAGACTAGAAGAATTCATGCAAGAAATTTTTGATGTGTAAGTTTTGCTCTTGCAACTTAAAGCTAAATTAACACCTTGTAGTCTGTTTATACATCGTCTTCGAGATCTTTCTCCTCTAATCCGTTCTGACTGCCTCACCTCTCTCGGATCACTCTGCACCCTCTATTCCGAATTCTATCTAACTCCGTCTTACTTCAATTATTTCTCTCGTGGATGCAACGATCCCGATTCTAAATGTCGCCAAGAAACTGTCAAAGCTCTAAAGAAGATTTATGCCGTGGAAGGCGCAGTGGATAGAGTTAGAAACACAACACTGCGTATTGCACCGAGGATGGTTGAGATGGCGTGTCAGGATATTGATGTCCATGTCCGCGTTGCTGCTCTTCACGTCATAACGGAAATTGACAAGACTGGCATCCTGGCAGACGAAGATGAGCCCTTGCGCGATCGTCTTGCTACGCTCATATATTCTGCATCTTCTCAAATCCGAAAGGCTGTGGGACCATTTATTGTCGGACTGTGGGATGAACGTAAGGAAGACTTATTGACTGTTTGGGGGAGTTTAAAAgtaaataaaaagaagaaaacaggTAAAATCACAGAAGAGGAAACTGCCAATTGGCTGGGATGGAAGAGCCTAGcagctcttcttgtccACACTTCAAATTCATTAATTaatgatgagaatgagacCGGACAAGAAGTTTCGCCATCTAAAGGATTACTTTATCATGTTGAGAGCGACGTTCCCACCAGAGCCTATGCAGCCGTAGAGAGTATATCTGCTGAACGTGCTATCCAACATGACTGGCAATCACTCGTCAattatcttcttcttgatcacTCAACTTACACACAAGACATGTGGCTTCTCactgaggaagaagaaacgCTGATGCTCCAAATGCTTGTTTCCTTTGTGCAAAAAGCATCGtctgatgttgaagaggatgaaaatgagaatgaggaaagaacaaagatcTTGATCAAAACTCTTCCGAGGTTGATGGCCAAGCATCAGGGCGATGACAAACTTGCAGATATACTCGGACTGGTCCCATTCATGAAGCTGGGAATGTATTTGGATATGCGAATGACTTCTGTGAGCATCCTTGATATCAATCAATGATGTTAGCTAAGTGTGATAGGCATATGAATCTCTTTGGGATGATGTCACTAAACAATTTCTACAACATACTTCAGCTACCGTCCTCAATACCTCGATCAAAGCTATCAACGCTTTGACCGCAAATACCTCACTTTCCGCTTCTAACACCACCAAACTTGCATTTCTGACTGAatccctcttctcttcacttCGATCATCTTtaggagatgaagacattACATTGGCATCCTTGGAAGATGATCAAGTTGCGGAAGTCGAATTAAGTTTGAAGCGCTTGGGACTATTAATGAGGAGTATGGATCTTAGCGAAGTTTTAGAAGAAGGCGAAGGTGGGGAAAGTAGTGTCTGGGATATTTGTCTAGCGATAGCAGAACGAGGGAAGTTGGGGTtcagagaagaagctggagtGAGTTTATACATATTACAACTAGCGAAAATATGGCTAATAGAACCAAAGCTGGTTGAACAAGCGGTTCAGGCAATATTCTTACATGTCGCTTGGCTCTTTAAACGTTTTACTCCCGAAGACGCTCAACTCGAAATAAAGGTAGAAACTTTAAAGTCTCGTCGTGATGCTGCACTATCAGCTTTCCAGATGCTGATTTTGGGGGACGCAATAAATACAGTTGATGTTGTCAAGAGACAAGCATTTGTAGCGTTTCTCAACAGCTACATTCTATTTAAACCTAGGCATAAGACTGCTAGTGGAAACGTACCCGCCGCCGAAGTTGCAGGCttgaaaatggaagaggagatcCAACATAGGCTCAGCGGTGTTTTTCAAAGCTCTCTTGACCGCTattctgcttcttttgaaGCTAGACTGTCATCTCAAGACAACATTGACAATACCCTCAGTATTCCTACTGATGCAGAATTGCAAGAAGactttgcttttttccAGTTTGTCTCAACTTTTGTGGGAGCAATTCGTATTGGTGTTTTGGAGGTTGAACATACAAAAGAGCCCTTGGCATATTATGGAAGGTTAGGACAGACATATGATGCGATTGTGAAGAGATTGGTAGATG from Cryptococcus depauperatus CBS 7841 chromosome 6, complete sequence carries:
- a CDS encoding ubiquitin-conjugating enzyme E2 2, which produces MSTAAKRRLIRDFKRLTSDAPVGISGSPNPDNIMVWNAVIFGPPDTPFEDGSFRLTLTFSDSYPNKPPTVRFISKMFHPNIYANGELCLDILQNRWSPTYDVAAILTSVQSLLNDPNPASPANVDAAQLFKENLKEYERRIKKTVELSWLDNTDDVEGEIEEASGS